From Phocoena sinus isolate mPhoSin1 unplaced genomic scaffold, mPhoSin1.pri scaffold_48_arrow_ctg1, whole genome shotgun sequence, one genomic window encodes:
- the LOC116748325 gene encoding uncharacterized protein CXorf49 homolog yields the protein MNGKEQKEARRDRDRDSGHRPSPRFRSRPGRDMSSPDEVSVWRRRVRPKGRERAGVRAAGPAVPRGPDPDPKPGEPRSGEGGGRFLDPEGFQSKREMLEARGPVLWGREGVPGSPDDHARDLLDLIEESEEAEEANLQQLTDQDVLGVRRYPDPEGFESEREMLEARGPVLWGREGGPGSPDDHARDLLDLIEESEGAEEANLQQLTDQDALGVRRYPTPESSTAFEESTVLTLSFEEVPGGRGEPGQSCGEAPTAPASPLHLSGPEAGRALGNPKRGTKRRLNVAADRQRRSAEGLTWLLSDSESSDEFSETQLMTVSTYPRGGGQAKPSRPEDPGDTPRHSKFQARENFLHVTGSSLSSAPRGLSSVVERQGVGEQGISSPKKMQSVLWGKGGSKPSYPGAAAAAAAIASASAAAAGGLPRVTPRKNGAQEKKSVGGACKLALGGTFHSRGQRISASPVEPATFPPISGIPQPGRPKSYTLVLSGTKQSEHSGAGKKSVVSWARESEAVAGEDKDPNRDPAPKGQ from the exons ATGAACGGGAAGGAGCAGAAGGAAG CCCGCCGTGACCGCGACCGCGACTCGGGCCATCGACCGTCGCCCCGGTTCCGGAGCCGCCCGGGTCGTGACATGAGCTCCCCGGATGAGGTGTCTGTGTGGAGAAGGCGTGTCCGCCCAAAGGGCAGGGAGCGGGCCGGCGTCCGCGCGGCCGGCCCCGCAGTCCCGCGTGGACCCGACCCAGATCCCAAGCCTGGGGAGCCGCGGAGCGGCGAGGGCGGAGGCCGCTTCCTGGACCCCGAGGGCTTCCAGTCGAAACGGGAGATGCTGGAAGCGCGAGGGCCTGTGCTGTGGGGCCGCGAAGGCGTACCTGGTTCCCCAGATGACCACGCGAGGGACCTCCTGGACCTGATCGAGGAGTCTGAGGAGGCCGAGGAGGCCAACCTGCAGCAGCTGACCGACCAGGATGTGCTGGGCGTCCGCAGATACCCGGACCCCGAGGGCTTCGAGTCTGAGCGGGAGATGCTGGAAGCGCGAGGGCCGGTGCTGTGGGGCCGCGAAGGCGGACCTGGCTCCCCAGATGACCACGCGAGGGACCTCCTGGACCTGATCGAGGAGTCTGAGGGGGCCGAGGAGGCCAACCTGCAGCAGCTGACCGACCAGGACGCGCTGGGCGTCCGCAGATACCCGACCCCGGAGAGCTCCACCGCCTTCGAAGAGTCCACCGTGTTGACGCTGAGCTTCGAGGAAGTTCCCGGCGGTCGAGGAGAGCCCGGCCAGAGCTGTGGGGAGGCGCCGACGGCTCCAGCCAGCCCTCTCCACCTCAGTGGGCCTGAAGCGGGCCGGGCCTTGGGGAACCCTAAGAGAGGCACTAAGCGTAGATTGAACGTGGCTGCGGATCGCCAGCGGCGATCCGCGGAAGGCCTGACCTGGCTGCTGTCCGACTCCGAGTCCTCAGATGAATTCAGTGAGACACAGCTGATGACGGTGAGCACTTACCCCAGAGGAGGAGGCCAGGCCAAGCCCAGCAGACCCGAAGATCCCGGGGACACTCCCAGACACTCGAAGTTCCAAGCCAGGGAGAATTTCCTTCACGTGACAGGCTCTTCCCTGTCGTCGGCTCCGCGAGGACTCTCTTCGGTTGTGGAAAGGCAGGGCGTGGGAGAGCAGGGCATCTCTTCCCCTAAGAAAATGCAGAGCGTgctgtgggggaaggggggcagcaAGCCCAGCTACCcgggagctgctgctgctgctgctgctattgcttctgcttctgctgctgctgcaggtggCCTGCCGCGGGTCACTCCTAGGAAGAACGGAGCCCAGGAGAAGAAATCCGTCGGGGGAGCATGCAAACTTGCCCTGGGGGGAACCTTCCATTCCCGGGGTCAGCGAATCTCGGCAAGTCCCGTGGAACCGGCCACCTTCCCCCCAATCTCTGGTATTCCGCAGCCTGGGAGACCCAAGAGTTATACCTTGGTCCTTTCGGGAACCAAACAGTCCGAGCACAGCGGCGCTGGGAAGAAATCCGTGGTCAGTTGGGCAAGGGAGTCTGAGGCGGTGGCGGGAGAAGATAAGGACCCAAATAGAGACCCAGCCCCAAAGGGCCAG